The following are encoded together in the Oncorhynchus nerka isolate Pitt River linkage group LG25, Oner_Uvic_2.0, whole genome shotgun sequence genome:
- the edc4 gene encoding enhancer of mRNA-decapping protein 4 isoform X2, translating into MASNSNIDIEGATQHLRDILKLDRPGNNVDASPCESQRKTSFNGELNGLLPGAGSRSTMDESTGPNSENMNTQECQIICLSGDDGSTCIPITSNNVEIVASRDSSIDSKARGSNKVKIQPVAKYDWEHKHYYGNLIAVSNSYLAYAIRGANNQAMIRVLSLGSAERTLLKGFTGAVTDLAFAHLDSTLLGCVDEAGNLVIWQLTCHSSKIQDQVVVHIRRPEDTPLNSNRRLIWCPFILEDNEENPEDASQTLALLHEDRAEVWDLEILRSNNSTWPVDATDLKDGVITIKGHTERISEGALSPDGTVLATASHDGYVKFWQIYIEGQDQPRCLHEWQPHNGNPLSCLLFCDNHKKQDPDVPFWRFLITGADQNQELKMWCTVSWTCLQTIRFSPDPFNSSVLPSLKASLDLSAECLILSDVQRKVLYVMELLQDQEKGHASFTAVSEFLLTHPVLSFGVQDVSRSRLRHTEVLPPDEESESMTAEGIQGPMESRAGIQIKLYCVHTKSLQDVQIWFQPNLGSGSSSFLPHSNDGFGFSDHLTDMSMEGLSSDKESGCGSQNDLRKIPALPAPADFMSPTGAAAMPKLMTPDAFMTPSASVPASPGSSASSLKIVTAMTSNSDSGARGGEELTQNPKMSVENSSSLTLSVSTSSPRASSLLISGLGDNMPVLPSPNPPLSLDPQAIEPMLIQHASPTLARSPDVISSASTAMSQDIPEIASETLQRSLGVVSGAESRDPLPALHTDSMASAASALHHLSPRNRNNSDHGHLTLELGAGAVEAEQRLSNTPSLLENALSQENAAASCSDNNTSHPWPAAPDITRETRNSLRDNGLGDCSREEMKDRHMSSPYHRRTYHLTQNDSQDASAEQSDHDDEVASLASSSGNCGARSSQRLPVKEWKSSPRGSPKLKRKSKKDDGDASHASQSRQPEHHNHQHQMNPEVQEELLMLLRNQQRELADLRQSQLELLQRVTGHMDAVQSSVIAHVEHVMVSQQEHEQRRMERILAEGQNRNQQLQEHLSQQLAQTLNNTLCNRLDKTLREEMKKTVPPTIIKSLEPVTAQMNNTIAAKLTAVEAALKENVSKVVKSKNTTDAIGRAAAEAMQGPIQAAYKDAFQSIVLPVFERGCQSMFQQINDSFKQGTHEYIQQLETHVKSRKQHEQEGQDPMIGQLQQMIDTFQNSTDQLATTVTASVRSEVQHQLNMTVGNLQESILTQVQRIVKGEVSMAMKEQQAAVTSSIMQAMRSAAGTPVPTPLLDYQAQQANILQLLQQGQLNQAFQQALSASDLNLVLYVCETIDSQQVFGQHPCPLIQPVLLSLIQQLSTNLATRSELKISYLEDAVMNLDHGDPVTRDHMSTVLSQVRQKLFQFLQQDPHSPLSKRARRLVMMLQGLVNH; encoded by the exons ATGGCTTCAAATTCAAACATAGATATAGAGGGTGCAACCCAGCATCTTCGTGACATATTAAAGTTGGATAGACCCGGGAACAACGTAG ACGCATCTCCATGTGAGAGTCAAAGAAAAACATCTTTCAATGGCGAATTGAATGGACTTCTGCCGGGAGCTGGCAGCAGGTCAACGATGGATGAATCCACAGGCCCTAATTCAGAGAACATGAATACCCAAGAGTGCCAGATAAT CTGCCTCTCTGGGGATGATGGCTCCACTTGCATTCCCATCACATCCAACAATGTTGAAATTGTGGCCAGTCGAGACTCAAGCATTGACAGCAAGGCCCGTGGCAGCAACAAG GTAAAAATCCAGCCTGTCGCCAAGTACGACTGGGAGCACAAGCATTACTACGGCAACCTGATTGCAGTTTCTAACTCATACCTGGCATATGCAATCCGAG GAGCAAACAACCAGGCCATGATCCGTGTGTTGAGCCTGGGCTCCGCCGAGCGCACCCTGCTGAAGGGCTTCACTGGTGCAGTCACAGACCTGGCCTTCGCCCATCTGGACTCCACCCTGCTGGGATGTGTTGATGAAGCCGGCAACCTGGTCATCTGGCAGCTCACCTGCCACAGCAGCAAGATCCA GGATCAAGTGGTTGTCCACATCCGGAGGCCTGAAGACACACCTCTAAACTCCAATAGGAGGTTGATCTGGTGTCCTTTCATCCTAGAGGACAATGAAGAGAATCCTGAGGATGCTAGCCAGACCCTGGCCCTGCTGCATGAAGACAGG GCTGAGGTGTGGGATCTGGAGATCCTCCGCAGCAACAATAGCACCTGGCCAGTAGATGCCACTGACCTGAAGGACGGCGTTATAACCATAAAAGGACATACCGAG CGTATAAGTGAAGGTGCCCTGTCTCCAGATGGTACAGTCTTGGCCACAGCCAGTCATGATGGTTATGTAAAGTTCTGGCAAATCTACATTGAAGGACAGGACCAGCCAAG ATGTCTGCATGAGTGGCAGCCCCACAATGGGAACCCCCTctcctgcctgctgttctgtgaCAACCACAAGAAACAGGACCCAGA TGTTCCATTCTGGCGCTTTCTGATTACTGGAGCTGATCAGAACCAGGAGCTGAAGATGTGGTGCACAGTGTCATGGACCTGCCTGCAGACCATCAG GTTCTCTCCAGACCCGTTCAACTCCTCAGTCCTGCCCAGTCTAAAGGCCAGCCTGGACCTCTCTGCAGAATGCCTCATCCTCAGCGACGTACAGAGAAAG GTGTTGTATGTGATGGAGTTGTTGCAGGACCAGGAGAAGGGCCATGCCAGCTTCACAGCCGTGTCTGAGTTCCTGCTCACACACCCTGTACTCAGCTTTGGTGTTCAGGACGTCAGCCGCAGCCGCCTGCGCCACACAGAGGTCCTCCCCCCAGATGAGGAGAGCGAGAGTATGACTGCAG AGGGCATCCAGGGCCCAATGGAATCCAGAGCTGGGATCCAAATAAAGCTATACTGTGTCCACACAAA GTCTCTTCAAGATGTGCAGATCTGGTTCCAGCCAAACCTTGGGTCTGGCTCTTCCTCATTTCTGCCTCACTCAAACGATGGCTTTG GTTTTTCGGATCACTTGACAGACATGAGCATGGAAGGTTTGAGCTCTGACAAGGAGTCTGGATGTGGCTCCCAAAATGATCTCCGGAAGATTCCCGCCCTTCCTGCTCCTGCTGACTTCATGTCCCCCACTGGCGCTGCCGCTATGCCCAAGCTCATGACCCCTGACGCCTTCATGACCCCCAGTGCTTCA GTCCCAGCCTCCCCAGGCAGCAGTGCCAGCAGCCTGAAAATTGTGACAGCCATGACCAGCAACTCTGACAGTGGCGCCAG gggaggagaggagctgacCCAGAACCCCAAGATGTCTGTGGAGAACAGTAGCAGTCTGACCCTCAGTGTGAGCACCAGCAGCCCCAGAGCCAGCTCCCTTCTCATCTCAGGCCTAGGGGACAACATGCCG GTGCTTCCCTCTCCAAACCCGCCCCTCTCGCTGGACCCACAGGCCATTGAGCCTATGCTGATTCAGCATGCCTCTCCCACCCTGGCTCGCTCTCCAGACGTCATCTCATCTGCCTCCACGGCCATGTCCCAGGACATCCCTGAGATCGCCTCTGAGACGCTGCAGCGAAGCCTGGGGGTTGTGTCTGGAGCTGAATCCCGAGACCCTCTCCCAGCcctccacacagacagcatggctTCAGCAGCCTCAGCCCTTCACCACCTCTCTCCACGGAACCGGAACAACTCTGACCACGGCCACCTGACCCTGGAGCTGGGTGCTGGAGCAGTGGAGGCGGAGCAGAGGCTCAGTAACACTCCTTCACTACTGGAGAATGCCCTGTCACAGGAGAATGCCGCTGCCTCCTGCTCTGACAACAACACAAGCCACCCCTGGCCTGCAGCTCCCGACATCACACGGGAAACGCGCAACAGCCTGCGGGACAACGGCCTAGGAGACTG CTCAAGGGAGGAAATGAAGGACAGACACATGTCCTCTCCATACCACAGACGCACCTACCACTTAACCCAGAATGACAGTCAGGACGCCAGTGCAGAACAAAG TGACCATGATGACGAGGTGGCCAGTCTAGCGTCGTCCTCCGGGAACTGTGGAGCCAGGTCGTCTCAAAGACTGCCAGTGAAGGAATGGAAGAGCTCTCCCAGAGGCTCCCCTAAACTCAAGAGGAAGAGTAAAAAAGATGACGG GGATGCATCTCATGCCTCTCAGTCCAGGCAGCCTGAGCATCATAACCATCAACATCAG ATGAACCCTGAGGTGCAGGAAGAGCTGCTGATGCTGCTGCGTAACCAGCAGAGGGAGCTAGCGGATCTCCGTCAGAGTCAGCTAGAGCTGCTGCAGAGAGTGACGGGCCACATGGACGCCGTGCAGAGCTCTGTCATAGCCCATGTGGAGCACGTCATGGTCAGCCAGCAGGAGCATGAAC agaggagaatggagagaatcCTAGCAGAGGGACAGAACCGTAACCAGCAACTCCAGGAACATCTCTCCCAGCAGCTGGCTCAAACTCTCAACAACACCCTGTGTAATCGTCTGGACAAGACTCTCCGAGAGGAGATGAAGAAAACTGTTCCTCCCA CTATTATCAAGAGTCTGGAGCCTGTTACTGCCCAGATGAATAACACCATCGCTGCTAAGCTGACGGCTGTGGAGGCAGCACTGAAGGAGAACGTTAGCAAAGTCGTCAAGTCAAAG AACACCACAGATGCAATAGGCCGGGCAGCTGCTGAGGCAATGCAGGGGCCTATCCAGGCTGCCTACAAGGATGCGTTCCAGAGCATTGTGCTGCCTGTGTTTGAGAGGGGCTGCCAGTCTATGTTCCAGCAGATCAATGACAGCTTCAAGCAGGGAACCCATGAGT ATATCCAGCAACTGGAGACTCATGTGAAGAGCAGGAAGCAGCATGAGCAGGAGGGCCAGGACCCTATGATTGGCCAGCTGCAGCAGATGATTGACACGTTCCAGAATTCTACGGATCAGCTGGCCACCACTGTCACAGCAAGTGTCCGCTCGGAGGTCCAGCACCAGCTCAACATGACGGTGGGAAA CCTGCAGGAATCGATCCTGACCCAGGTGCAGCGCATAGTGAAGGGTGAGGTGAGCATGGCCATGAAGGAGCAGCAGGCAGCTGTGACCTCCAGCATCATGCAGGCCATGCGCTCTGCTGCAGGCACGCCCGTCCCTACCCCACTCCTCGACTACCAGGCCCAGCAGGCCAACATATTGCAGCTGCTGCAGCAGGGACAGCTCAACCAGGCCTTCCAACAG GCCCTGTCAGCCTCTGACCTGAACCTGGTTCTGTATGTGTGCGAGACCATTGACTCCCAGCAGGTGTTTGGCCAGCATCCCTGCCCCCTGATCCAGCCAGTGCTGCTGTCCCTCATACAGCAGCTGTCCACTAACCTGGCCACACGCTCTGAGCTCAAGATCAG TTACTTGGAGGATGCTGTGATGAACCTGGACCATGGTGATCCGGTGACGAGAGACCACATGAGTACTGTGCTGTCCCAGGTCCGACAGAAACTGTTCCAGTTCCTGCAGCAGGACCCACACAGTCCTCTTAGCAAGAGAGCCCGGCGCCTGGTGATGATGCTTCAGGGCCTTGTCAATCACTAG
- the edc4 gene encoding enhancer of mRNA-decapping protein 4 isoform X1 — protein MASNSNIDIEGATQHLRDILKLDRPGNNVDASPCESQRKTSFNGELNGLLPGAGSRSTMDESTGPNSENMNTQECQIICLSGDDGSTCIPITSNNVEIVASRDSSIDSKARGSNKVKIQPVAKYDWEHKHYYGNLIAVSNSYLAYAIRGANNQAMIRVLSLGSAERTLLKGFTGAVTDLAFAHLDSTLLGCVDEAGNLVIWQLTCHSSKIQDQVVVHIRRPEDTPLNSNRRLIWCPFILEDNEENPEDASQTLALLHEDRAEVWDLEILRSNNSTWPVDATDLKDGVITIKGHTERISEGALSPDGTVLATASHDGYVKFWQIYIEGQDQPSPLPGFFHRCLHEWQPHNGNPLSCLLFCDNHKKQDPDVPFWRFLITGADQNQELKMWCTVSWTCLQTIRFSPDPFNSSVLPSLKASLDLSAECLILSDVQRKVLYVMELLQDQEKGHASFTAVSEFLLTHPVLSFGVQDVSRSRLRHTEVLPPDEESESMTAEGIQGPMESRAGIQIKLYCVHTKSLQDVQIWFQPNLGSGSSSFLPHSNDGFGFSDHLTDMSMEGLSSDKESGCGSQNDLRKIPALPAPADFMSPTGAAAMPKLMTPDAFMTPSASVPASPGSSASSLKIVTAMTSNSDSGARGGEELTQNPKMSVENSSSLTLSVSTSSPRASSLLISGLGDNMPVLPSPNPPLSLDPQAIEPMLIQHASPTLARSPDVISSASTAMSQDIPEIASETLQRSLGVVSGAESRDPLPALHTDSMASAASALHHLSPRNRNNSDHGHLTLELGAGAVEAEQRLSNTPSLLENALSQENAAASCSDNNTSHPWPAAPDITRETRNSLRDNGLGDCSREEMKDRHMSSPYHRRTYHLTQNDSQDASAEQSDHDDEVASLASSSGNCGARSSQRLPVKEWKSSPRGSPKLKRKSKKDDGDASHASQSRQPEHHNHQHQMNPEVQEELLMLLRNQQRELADLRQSQLELLQRVTGHMDAVQSSVIAHVEHVMVSQQEHEQRRMERILAEGQNRNQQLQEHLSQQLAQTLNNTLCNRLDKTLREEMKKTVPPTIIKSLEPVTAQMNNTIAAKLTAVEAALKENVSKVVKSKNTTDAIGRAAAEAMQGPIQAAYKDAFQSIVLPVFERGCQSMFQQINDSFKQGTHEYIQQLETHVKSRKQHEQEGQDPMIGQLQQMIDTFQNSTDQLATTVTASVRSEVQHQLNMTVGNLQESILTQVQRIVKGEVSMAMKEQQAAVTSSIMQAMRSAAGTPVPTPLLDYQAQQANILQLLQQGQLNQAFQQALSASDLNLVLYVCETIDSQQVFGQHPCPLIQPVLLSLIQQLSTNLATRSELKISYLEDAVMNLDHGDPVTRDHMSTVLSQVRQKLFQFLQQDPHSPLSKRARRLVMMLQGLVNH, from the exons ATGGCTTCAAATTCAAACATAGATATAGAGGGTGCAACCCAGCATCTTCGTGACATATTAAAGTTGGATAGACCCGGGAACAACGTAG ACGCATCTCCATGTGAGAGTCAAAGAAAAACATCTTTCAATGGCGAATTGAATGGACTTCTGCCGGGAGCTGGCAGCAGGTCAACGATGGATGAATCCACAGGCCCTAATTCAGAGAACATGAATACCCAAGAGTGCCAGATAAT CTGCCTCTCTGGGGATGATGGCTCCACTTGCATTCCCATCACATCCAACAATGTTGAAATTGTGGCCAGTCGAGACTCAAGCATTGACAGCAAGGCCCGTGGCAGCAACAAG GTAAAAATCCAGCCTGTCGCCAAGTACGACTGGGAGCACAAGCATTACTACGGCAACCTGATTGCAGTTTCTAACTCATACCTGGCATATGCAATCCGAG GAGCAAACAACCAGGCCATGATCCGTGTGTTGAGCCTGGGCTCCGCCGAGCGCACCCTGCTGAAGGGCTTCACTGGTGCAGTCACAGACCTGGCCTTCGCCCATCTGGACTCCACCCTGCTGGGATGTGTTGATGAAGCCGGCAACCTGGTCATCTGGCAGCTCACCTGCCACAGCAGCAAGATCCA GGATCAAGTGGTTGTCCACATCCGGAGGCCTGAAGACACACCTCTAAACTCCAATAGGAGGTTGATCTGGTGTCCTTTCATCCTAGAGGACAATGAAGAGAATCCTGAGGATGCTAGCCAGACCCTGGCCCTGCTGCATGAAGACAGG GCTGAGGTGTGGGATCTGGAGATCCTCCGCAGCAACAATAGCACCTGGCCAGTAGATGCCACTGACCTGAAGGACGGCGTTATAACCATAAAAGGACATACCGAG CGTATAAGTGAAGGTGCCCTGTCTCCAGATGGTACAGTCTTGGCCACAGCCAGTCATGATGGTTATGTAAAGTTCTGGCAAATCTACATTGAAGGACAGGACCAGCCAAG TCCTCTCCCCGGCTTCTTTCACAGATGTCTGCATGAGTGGCAGCCCCACAATGGGAACCCCCTctcctgcctgctgttctgtgaCAACCACAAGAAACAGGACCCAGA TGTTCCATTCTGGCGCTTTCTGATTACTGGAGCTGATCAGAACCAGGAGCTGAAGATGTGGTGCACAGTGTCATGGACCTGCCTGCAGACCATCAG GTTCTCTCCAGACCCGTTCAACTCCTCAGTCCTGCCCAGTCTAAAGGCCAGCCTGGACCTCTCTGCAGAATGCCTCATCCTCAGCGACGTACAGAGAAAG GTGTTGTATGTGATGGAGTTGTTGCAGGACCAGGAGAAGGGCCATGCCAGCTTCACAGCCGTGTCTGAGTTCCTGCTCACACACCCTGTACTCAGCTTTGGTGTTCAGGACGTCAGCCGCAGCCGCCTGCGCCACACAGAGGTCCTCCCCCCAGATGAGGAGAGCGAGAGTATGACTGCAG AGGGCATCCAGGGCCCAATGGAATCCAGAGCTGGGATCCAAATAAAGCTATACTGTGTCCACACAAA GTCTCTTCAAGATGTGCAGATCTGGTTCCAGCCAAACCTTGGGTCTGGCTCTTCCTCATTTCTGCCTCACTCAAACGATGGCTTTG GTTTTTCGGATCACTTGACAGACATGAGCATGGAAGGTTTGAGCTCTGACAAGGAGTCTGGATGTGGCTCCCAAAATGATCTCCGGAAGATTCCCGCCCTTCCTGCTCCTGCTGACTTCATGTCCCCCACTGGCGCTGCCGCTATGCCCAAGCTCATGACCCCTGACGCCTTCATGACCCCCAGTGCTTCA GTCCCAGCCTCCCCAGGCAGCAGTGCCAGCAGCCTGAAAATTGTGACAGCCATGACCAGCAACTCTGACAGTGGCGCCAG gggaggagaggagctgacCCAGAACCCCAAGATGTCTGTGGAGAACAGTAGCAGTCTGACCCTCAGTGTGAGCACCAGCAGCCCCAGAGCCAGCTCCCTTCTCATCTCAGGCCTAGGGGACAACATGCCG GTGCTTCCCTCTCCAAACCCGCCCCTCTCGCTGGACCCACAGGCCATTGAGCCTATGCTGATTCAGCATGCCTCTCCCACCCTGGCTCGCTCTCCAGACGTCATCTCATCTGCCTCCACGGCCATGTCCCAGGACATCCCTGAGATCGCCTCTGAGACGCTGCAGCGAAGCCTGGGGGTTGTGTCTGGAGCTGAATCCCGAGACCCTCTCCCAGCcctccacacagacagcatggctTCAGCAGCCTCAGCCCTTCACCACCTCTCTCCACGGAACCGGAACAACTCTGACCACGGCCACCTGACCCTGGAGCTGGGTGCTGGAGCAGTGGAGGCGGAGCAGAGGCTCAGTAACACTCCTTCACTACTGGAGAATGCCCTGTCACAGGAGAATGCCGCTGCCTCCTGCTCTGACAACAACACAAGCCACCCCTGGCCTGCAGCTCCCGACATCACACGGGAAACGCGCAACAGCCTGCGGGACAACGGCCTAGGAGACTG CTCAAGGGAGGAAATGAAGGACAGACACATGTCCTCTCCATACCACAGACGCACCTACCACTTAACCCAGAATGACAGTCAGGACGCCAGTGCAGAACAAAG TGACCATGATGACGAGGTGGCCAGTCTAGCGTCGTCCTCCGGGAACTGTGGAGCCAGGTCGTCTCAAAGACTGCCAGTGAAGGAATGGAAGAGCTCTCCCAGAGGCTCCCCTAAACTCAAGAGGAAGAGTAAAAAAGATGACGG GGATGCATCTCATGCCTCTCAGTCCAGGCAGCCTGAGCATCATAACCATCAACATCAG ATGAACCCTGAGGTGCAGGAAGAGCTGCTGATGCTGCTGCGTAACCAGCAGAGGGAGCTAGCGGATCTCCGTCAGAGTCAGCTAGAGCTGCTGCAGAGAGTGACGGGCCACATGGACGCCGTGCAGAGCTCTGTCATAGCCCATGTGGAGCACGTCATGGTCAGCCAGCAGGAGCATGAAC agaggagaatggagagaatcCTAGCAGAGGGACAGAACCGTAACCAGCAACTCCAGGAACATCTCTCCCAGCAGCTGGCTCAAACTCTCAACAACACCCTGTGTAATCGTCTGGACAAGACTCTCCGAGAGGAGATGAAGAAAACTGTTCCTCCCA CTATTATCAAGAGTCTGGAGCCTGTTACTGCCCAGATGAATAACACCATCGCTGCTAAGCTGACGGCTGTGGAGGCAGCACTGAAGGAGAACGTTAGCAAAGTCGTCAAGTCAAAG AACACCACAGATGCAATAGGCCGGGCAGCTGCTGAGGCAATGCAGGGGCCTATCCAGGCTGCCTACAAGGATGCGTTCCAGAGCATTGTGCTGCCTGTGTTTGAGAGGGGCTGCCAGTCTATGTTCCAGCAGATCAATGACAGCTTCAAGCAGGGAACCCATGAGT ATATCCAGCAACTGGAGACTCATGTGAAGAGCAGGAAGCAGCATGAGCAGGAGGGCCAGGACCCTATGATTGGCCAGCTGCAGCAGATGATTGACACGTTCCAGAATTCTACGGATCAGCTGGCCACCACTGTCACAGCAAGTGTCCGCTCGGAGGTCCAGCACCAGCTCAACATGACGGTGGGAAA CCTGCAGGAATCGATCCTGACCCAGGTGCAGCGCATAGTGAAGGGTGAGGTGAGCATGGCCATGAAGGAGCAGCAGGCAGCTGTGACCTCCAGCATCATGCAGGCCATGCGCTCTGCTGCAGGCACGCCCGTCCCTACCCCACTCCTCGACTACCAGGCCCAGCAGGCCAACATATTGCAGCTGCTGCAGCAGGGACAGCTCAACCAGGCCTTCCAACAG GCCCTGTCAGCCTCTGACCTGAACCTGGTTCTGTATGTGTGCGAGACCATTGACTCCCAGCAGGTGTTTGGCCAGCATCCCTGCCCCCTGATCCAGCCAGTGCTGCTGTCCCTCATACAGCAGCTGTCCACTAACCTGGCCACACGCTCTGAGCTCAAGATCAG TTACTTGGAGGATGCTGTGATGAACCTGGACCATGGTGATCCGGTGACGAGAGACCACATGAGTACTGTGCTGTCCCAGGTCCGACAGAAACTGTTCCAGTTCCTGCAGCAGGACCCACACAGTCCTCTTAGCAAGAGAGCCCGGCGCCTGGTGATGATGCTTCAGGGCCTTGTCAATCACTAG